In the genome of Nymphaea colorata isolate Beijing-Zhang1983 chromosome 9, ASM883128v2, whole genome shotgun sequence, one region contains:
- the LOC116261352 gene encoding non-classical arabinogalactan protein 31-like, with protein sequence MASLVKSSVLLVALILCSWRSGGVEGTVPVKPSPAPRSRVAVEGVVYCKSCAYKDVDTLVGATPLLGATVKLVCNNSRVPMVVEGMTDKNGYFYIESSKVKVTSYGVHKCYLYLVSSAKSPCNIPTNLNGGMRGAPVLFERSLGGNPPTSLFAAGPFAFAPSICPPSASPPPGHSHGAPTPTPSPPHPPPPHH encoded by the exons ATGGCTTCTCTGGTTAAGAGTTCCGTGTTGTTGGTTGCATTGATCTTGTGTTCATGGCGTAGTGGTGGTGTAGAGGGTACTGTCCCCGTCAAGCCTTCGCCTGCTCCTCGCAGTCGTGTGGCCGTGGAGGGAGTTGTTTACTGCAAATCATGCGCTTACAAGGACGTGGACACTCTGGTTGGCGCCACTCCTTTGCTCG GAGCAACCGTCAAGCTGGTCTGCAACAACTCGAGGGTGCCGATGGTGGTGGAAGGGATGACAGACAAGAACGGCTACTTCTACATCGAGTCCTCCAAGGTGAAGGTCACCAGCTACGGCGTCCACAAGTGCTACCTCTATCTCGTCTCCTCCGCCAAGTCCCCCTGCAACATCCCCACCAACCTCAATGGCGGCATGCGGGGCGCCCCCGTCCTCTTCGAGCGTTCCCTCGGCGGCAATCCGCCGACGTCCCTCTTCGCCGCCGGGCCCTTCGCCTTTGCCCCGTCCATCTGCCCCCCCAGCGCATCCCCTCCCCCCGGTCATTCTCATGGcgccccaaccccaaccccatctccacctcatcctcctcctccacatCACTGA